The Mastomys coucha isolate ucsf_1 unplaced genomic scaffold, UCSF_Mcou_1 pScaffold11, whole genome shotgun sequence genome includes a window with the following:
- the Smarcd1 gene encoding SWI/SNF-related matrix-associated actin-dependent regulator of chromatin subfamily D member 1 encodes MAARAGFQSVAPSGGAGASGGAGVAAALGPGGTPGPPVRMGPAPGQGLYRSPMPGAAYPRPGMLPGSRMTPQGPSMGPPGYGGNPSVRPGLAQSGMDQSRKRPAPQQIQQVQQQAVQNRNHNAKKKKMADKILPQRIRELVPESQAYMDLLAFERKLDQTIMRKRLDIQEALKRPIKQKRKLRIFISNTFNPAKSDAEDGEGTVASWELRVEGRLLEDSALSKYDATKQKRKFSSFFKSLVIELDKDLYGPDNHLVEWHRTATTQETDGFQVKRPGDVNVRCTVLLMLDYQPPQFKLDPRLARLLGIHTQTRPVIIQALWQYIKTHKLQDPHEREFVICDKYLQQIFESQRMKFSEIPQRLHALLMPPEPIIINHVISVDPNDQKKTACYDIDVEVDDTLKTQMNSFLLSTASQQEIATLDNKIHETIETINQLKTQREFMLSFARDPQGFINDWLQSQCRDLKTMTDVVGNPEEERRAEFYFQPWAQEAVCRYFYSKVQQRRQELEQALGIRNT; translated from the exons ATGGCGGCCCGGGCGGGTTTCCAGTCTGTGGCTCCGAGCGGCGGCGCGGGAGCCTCGGGAGGAGCGGGCGTGGCGGCGGCTCTGGGCCCGGGCGGAACTCCGGGGCCTCCCGTGCGAATGGGCCCGGCGCCGGGTCAAGGGCTGTACCGCTCTCCGATGCCCGGGGCGGCCTATCCG AGACCAGGTATGCTGCCAGGTAGCCGAATGACACCTCAGGGACCTTCCATGGGACCTCCTGGCTATGGGGGGAACCCTTCAGTCCGACCTGGCCTGGCCCAGTCAGGGATGGACCAGTCCCGCAAGAGACCTGCGCCTCAACAGATCCAGCAGGTCCAGCAGCAGGCGGTCCAAAATCGAAATCACAA tgcaaagaaaaagaagatggcGGACAAAATCCTACCTCAAAGG ATTCGGGAGTTGGTACCAGAATCACAGGCCTACATGGATCTCCTGGCTTTTGAAAGGAAACTGGACCAGACAATTATGAGGAAGCGGCTAGATATCCAGGAGGCCTTGAAGCGCCCCATCAAG CAAAAACGGAAGCTGCGAATTTTCATTTCTAACACGTTCAATCCGGCCAAGTCGGATGCAGAGGATGGGGAAGGGACGGTGGCTTCCTGGGAGCTCCGGGTGGAAGGCCGGCTCCTGGAGGAC TCAGCCTTGTCCAAATATGATGCCACCAAGCAAAAGAGAaagttctcttccttttttaagtCCTTGGTGATCGAACTGGACAAAGACCTCTATGGCCCAGACAACCATCTGGTAGAA TGGCACAGGACCGCCACTACCCAGGAGACGGATGGCTTCCAGGTGAAGCGACCAGGAGATGTGAACGTGCGGTGCACTGTCCTGCTGATGCTGGATTACCAG CCCCCCCAGTTTAAATTAGACCCTCGCCTGGCTCGGCTCTTGGGCATCCATACCCAGACACGTCCAGTGATCATCCAAGCACTGTGGCAATATATTAAAACACATAAGCTCCAGGACCCTCACGAGCGAGAGTTTGTTATCTGTGACAAGTACCTCCAGCAG ATCTTTGAATCTCAGCGGATGAAGTTCTCAGAGATCCCTCAACGGCTCCACGCCTTGCTTATGCCACCAGAGCCCATCATCATTAATCACGTCATCAG TGTTGACCCAAATGACCAGAAAAAGACAGCCTGCTATGACATTGACGTGGAGGTGGATGACACTTTGAAGACCCAGATGAACTCTTTCCTGCTGTCCACTGCCAGCCAGCAGGAGATCGCTACTTTAGACAACAAG atCCATGAAACGATAGAAACTATCAACCAGCTCAAGACGCAGAGAGAGTTCATGTTGAGCTTTGCCCGAGACCCTCAGGGTTTCATCAATGATTGGCTTCAGTCCCAGTGCCGGGACCTCAAG ACGATGACTGATGTGGTGGGTAATCCGGAAGAGGAGCGCCGTGCTGAGTTCTACTTCCAGCCCTGGGCTCAGGAGGCCGTGTGCCGATACTTCTACTCCAAG GTGCAGCAGAGGCGGCAAGAGTTAGAGCAAGCCCTGGGAATCCGAAACACATAG